In a single window of the Mus musculus strain C57BL/6J chromosome 6, GRCm38.p6 C57BL/6J genome:
- the Cald1 gene encoding caldesmon isoform X10 produces the protein MLSGSGSQGRRCLATLSQIAYQRNDDDEEEAARERRRRARQERLRQKQEEESLGQVTDQVEAHVQNSVPDEESKPASSNTQVEGDEEAALLERLARREERRQKRLQEALERQKEFDPTITDGSLSGPSRRMQNDSAENETAEGEEKRESRSGRYEVEETEVVIKSYQKNSYQDAEDKKKEEKEEEEQEKLKGGSLGENQIKDEKIKKDKEPKEEVKSFLDRKKGFTEVKAQNGEFMTHKLKQTENAFSPSRSGGRASGDKEAEGAPQVEAGKRLEELRRRRGETENEEFEKLKQKQQEAALELEELKKKREERRKVLEEEEQRRKQEEADRKAREEEEKRRLKEEIERRRAEAAEKRQKMPEDGLSEDKKPFKCFTPKGSSLKIEERAEFLNKSVQKSGVRSTHQAAVVSKIDSRLEQYTNAIEGTKASKPMKPAASDLPVPAEGVRNIKSMWEKGSVFSAPSASGTPNKETAGLKVGVSSRINEWLTKSPDGNKSPAPKPSDLRPGDVSGKRNLWEKQSVDKVTSPTKQV, from the exons AATTGCCTATCAGAGAAATGATGATGACGAAGAAGAGGCTGCCAGGGAACGGCGCCGCCGGGCCCGGCAGGAAAGGCTGcggcagaagcaagaggaagaaTCCTTGGGACAGGTGACAGACCAGGTGGAGGCCCATGTCCAGAACAG TGTCCCCGATGAAGAGTCTAAGCCAGCCTCCTCAAACACTCAGGTAGAAGGTGACGAGGAGGCTGCCTTACTGGAGCGCCTGGCTAGACGAGAAGAGAGACGTCAAAAACGCCTTCAGGAAGCCTTAGAGCGTCAGAAGGAGTTTGATCCGACCATAACAGATGGCAGTCTCTCAGGCCCAAGCCGAAGAATGCAAAATGACTCCGCCGAAAATGAGACAgcagagggggaagaaaaaagagagagtcGCTCAGGACGGTATGAGGTGGAAGAAACAGAAGTGGTCATCAAGTCCTACCAGAAGAACAGCTATCAGGATgctgaagacaaaaagaaagaagaaaaggaagaggaggagcaagagaagcTGAAGGGAGGGAGCCTTGGCGAAAATCAG ATCAAAGATGAGAAGATTAAAAAGGACAAAGAGCCCAAAGAAGAAGTCAAGAGCTTCTTGGATAGAAAGAAAGGATTTACAGAAGTGAAGGCGCAGAATGGAGAATTCATGACCCACAAACTTAAACAAACCGAGAATGCTTTCAG ccCCAGCCGTTCAGGAGGCCGGGCCAGTGGGGACAAGGAAGCTGAAGGTGCCCCACAAGTGGAAGCCGGCAAGAGGCTGGAGGAGCTGCGCCGACGCCGCGGGGAGACGGAGAACGAAGAGTTTGAAAAACTCAAACAGAAGCAACAGGAGGCAGCCTTGGAGCTGGAAGAGCtgaagaaaaagagggaagagagaaggaaggtcctggaggaagaggagcagagaagaaagcaggaggaggCTGATCGAAAAGCTAGGGAGGAG gaagagaagaggaggttaAAGGAAGAGATCGAAAGGAGAAGGGCAGAAGCTGCTGAGAAGCGCCAGAAGATGCCAGAGGATGGCCTGTCAGAGGACAAGAAGCCGTTCAAGTGCTTCACTCCTAAAGGCTCGTCTCTCAAG aTAGAGGAACGAGCAGAGTTTTTGAATAAATCTGTGCAGAAAAG TGGTGTCAGATCTACTCACCAAGCAGCAGTAGTCTCCAAGATTGACAGCCGGCTGGAGCAGTACACCAATGCAATCGAG GGAACAAAGGCTTCGAAACCTATGAAGCCAGCAGCATCGGATCTCCCTGTTCCTGCCGAGGGCGTCCGCAATATCAAGAGCATGTGGGAGAAGGGGAGCGTGTTCTCAGCCCCCTCTGCCTCAGGAACACCCAATAAG gaaACTGCTGGCCTGAAGGTGGGAGTTTCCAGCCGCATTAACGAATGGCTAACTAAATCACCAGATGGCAACAAGTCACCTGCTCCCAAGCCTTCT GACTTGAGGCCAGGAGATGTATCTGGCAAGCGGAACCTCTGGGAAAAGCAATCTGTGGATAAGGTCACTTCCCCCACTAAG CAGGTCTGA
- the Cald1 gene encoding caldesmon isoform X8: protein MLSGSGSQGRRCLATLSQIAYQRNDDDEEEAARERRRRARQERLRQKQEEESLGQVTDQVEAHVQNSVPDEESKPASSNTQVEGDEEAALLERLARREERRQKRLQEALERQKEFDPTITDGSLSGPSRRMQNDSAENETAEGEEKRESRSGRYEVEETEVVIKSYQKNSYQDAEDKKKEEKEEEEQEKLKGGSLGENQEKEEEKGVKGQAQRQKPRDDKPAFRKEEIKDEKIKKDKEPKEEVKSFLDRKKGFTEVKAQNGEFMTHKLKQTENAFSPSRSGGRASGDKEAEGAPQVEAGKRLEELRRRRGETENEEFEKLKQKQQEAALELEELKKKREERRKVLEEEEQRRKQEEADRKAREEEEKRRLKEEIERRRAEAAEKRQKMPEDGLSEDKKPFKCFTPKGSSLKIEERAEFLNKSVQKSGVRSTHQAAVVSKIDSRLEQYTNAIEGTKASKPMKPAASDLPVPAEGVRNIKSMWEKGSVFSAPSASGTPNKETAGLKVGVSSRINEWLTKSPDGNKSPAPKPSRMMSFSAGFSSSLFRLWLPGNLPFLPSFLPPLPEWVFL from the exons AATTGCCTATCAGAGAAATGATGATGACGAAGAAGAGGCTGCCAGGGAACGGCGCCGCCGGGCCCGGCAGGAAAGGCTGcggcagaagcaagaggaagaaTCCTTGGGACAGGTGACAGACCAGGTGGAGGCCCATGTCCAGAACAG TGTCCCCGATGAAGAGTCTAAGCCAGCCTCCTCAAACACTCAGGTAGAAGGTGACGAGGAGGCTGCCTTACTGGAGCGCCTGGCTAGACGAGAAGAGAGACGTCAAAAACGCCTTCAGGAAGCCTTAGAGCGTCAGAAGGAGTTTGATCCGACCATAACAGATGGCAGTCTCTCAGGCCCAAGCCGAAGAATGCAAAATGACTCCGCCGAAAATGAGACAgcagagggggaagaaaaaagagagagtcGCTCAGGACGGTATGAGGTGGAAGAAACAGAAGTGGTCATCAAGTCCTACCAGAAGAACAGCTATCAGGATgctgaagacaaaaagaaagaagaaaaggaagaggaggagcaagagaagcTGAAGGGAGGGAGCCTTGGCGAAAATCAG gaaaaggaagaagagaaaggagttaAAGGGcaagctcaaagacaaaagcctCGGGATGACAAGCCTGCCTTCAGAAAGGAAGAG ATCAAAGATGAGAAGATTAAAAAGGACAAAGAGCCCAAAGAAGAAGTCAAGAGCTTCTTGGATAGAAAGAAAGGATTTACAGAAGTGAAGGCGCAGAATGGAGAATTCATGACCCACAAACTTAAACAAACCGAGAATGCTTTCAG ccCCAGCCGTTCAGGAGGCCGGGCCAGTGGGGACAAGGAAGCTGAAGGTGCCCCACAAGTGGAAGCCGGCAAGAGGCTGGAGGAGCTGCGCCGACGCCGCGGGGAGACGGAGAACGAAGAGTTTGAAAAACTCAAACAGAAGCAACAGGAGGCAGCCTTGGAGCTGGAAGAGCtgaagaaaaagagggaagagagaaggaaggtcctggaggaagaggagcagagaagaaagcaggaggaggCTGATCGAAAAGCTAGGGAGGAG gaagagaagaggaggttaAAGGAAGAGATCGAAAGGAGAAGGGCAGAAGCTGCTGAGAAGCGCCAGAAGATGCCAGAGGATGGCCTGTCAGAGGACAAGAAGCCGTTCAAGTGCTTCACTCCTAAAGGCTCGTCTCTCAAG aTAGAGGAACGAGCAGAGTTTTTGAATAAATCTGTGCAGAAAAG TGGTGTCAGATCTACTCACCAAGCAGCAGTAGTCTCCAAGATTGACAGCCGGCTGGAGCAGTACACCAATGCAATCGAG GGAACAAAGGCTTCGAAACCTATGAAGCCAGCAGCATCGGATCTCCCTGTTCCTGCCGAGGGCGTCCGCAATATCAAGAGCATGTGGGAGAAGGGGAGCGTGTTCTCAGCCCCCTCTGCCTCAGGAACACCCAATAAG gaaACTGCTGGCCTGAAGGTGGGAGTTTCCAGCCGCATTAACGAATGGCTAACTAAATCACCAGATGGCAACAAGTCACCTGCTCCCAAGCCTTCT agaatgatGTCTTTCTCAGCTGGCTTCTCTTCTTCACTCTTTCGTCTCTGGTTGCCTGGAAACCTGCCTTTCCTGCCTtcatttctccctcctctcccagaGTGGGTCTTTCTCTAA
- the Cald1 gene encoding caldesmon isoform X9: MLSGSGSQGRRCLATLSQIAYQRNDDDEEEAARERRRRARQERLRQKQEEESLGQVTDQVEAHVQNSVPDEESKPASSNTQVEGDEEAALLERLARREERRQKRLQEALERQKEFDPTITDGSLSGPSRRMQNDSAENETAEGEEKRESRSGRYEVEETEVVIKSYQKNSYQDAEDKKKEEKEEEEQEKLKGGSLGENQIKDEKIKKDKEPKEEVKSFLDRKKGFTEVKAQNGEFMTHKLKQTENAFSPSRSGGRASGDKEAEGAPQVEAGKRLEELRRRRGETENEEFEKLKQKQQEAALELEELKKKREERRKVLEEEEQRRKQEEADRKAREEEEKRRLKEEIERRRAEAAEKRQKMPEDGLSEDKKPFKCFTPKGSSLKIEERAEFLNKSVQKSGVRSTHQAAVVSKIDSRLEQYTNAIEGTKASKPMKPAASDLPVPAEGVRNIKSMWEKGSVFSAPSASGTPNKETAGLKVGVSSRINEWLTKSPDGNKSPAPKPSRMMSFSAGFSSSLFRLWLPGNLPFLPSFLPPLPEWVFL, from the exons AATTGCCTATCAGAGAAATGATGATGACGAAGAAGAGGCTGCCAGGGAACGGCGCCGCCGGGCCCGGCAGGAAAGGCTGcggcagaagcaagaggaagaaTCCTTGGGACAGGTGACAGACCAGGTGGAGGCCCATGTCCAGAACAG TGTCCCCGATGAAGAGTCTAAGCCAGCCTCCTCAAACACTCAGGTAGAAGGTGACGAGGAGGCTGCCTTACTGGAGCGCCTGGCTAGACGAGAAGAGAGACGTCAAAAACGCCTTCAGGAAGCCTTAGAGCGTCAGAAGGAGTTTGATCCGACCATAACAGATGGCAGTCTCTCAGGCCCAAGCCGAAGAATGCAAAATGACTCCGCCGAAAATGAGACAgcagagggggaagaaaaaagagagagtcGCTCAGGACGGTATGAGGTGGAAGAAACAGAAGTGGTCATCAAGTCCTACCAGAAGAACAGCTATCAGGATgctgaagacaaaaagaaagaagaaaaggaagaggaggagcaagagaagcTGAAGGGAGGGAGCCTTGGCGAAAATCAG ATCAAAGATGAGAAGATTAAAAAGGACAAAGAGCCCAAAGAAGAAGTCAAGAGCTTCTTGGATAGAAAGAAAGGATTTACAGAAGTGAAGGCGCAGAATGGAGAATTCATGACCCACAAACTTAAACAAACCGAGAATGCTTTCAG ccCCAGCCGTTCAGGAGGCCGGGCCAGTGGGGACAAGGAAGCTGAAGGTGCCCCACAAGTGGAAGCCGGCAAGAGGCTGGAGGAGCTGCGCCGACGCCGCGGGGAGACGGAGAACGAAGAGTTTGAAAAACTCAAACAGAAGCAACAGGAGGCAGCCTTGGAGCTGGAAGAGCtgaagaaaaagagggaagagagaaggaaggtcctggaggaagaggagcagagaagaaagcaggaggaggCTGATCGAAAAGCTAGGGAGGAG gaagagaagaggaggttaAAGGAAGAGATCGAAAGGAGAAGGGCAGAAGCTGCTGAGAAGCGCCAGAAGATGCCAGAGGATGGCCTGTCAGAGGACAAGAAGCCGTTCAAGTGCTTCACTCCTAAAGGCTCGTCTCTCAAG aTAGAGGAACGAGCAGAGTTTTTGAATAAATCTGTGCAGAAAAG TGGTGTCAGATCTACTCACCAAGCAGCAGTAGTCTCCAAGATTGACAGCCGGCTGGAGCAGTACACCAATGCAATCGAG GGAACAAAGGCTTCGAAACCTATGAAGCCAGCAGCATCGGATCTCCCTGTTCCTGCCGAGGGCGTCCGCAATATCAAGAGCATGTGGGAGAAGGGGAGCGTGTTCTCAGCCCCCTCTGCCTCAGGAACACCCAATAAG gaaACTGCTGGCCTGAAGGTGGGAGTTTCCAGCCGCATTAACGAATGGCTAACTAAATCACCAGATGGCAACAAGTCACCTGCTCCCAAGCCTTCT agaatgatGTCTTTCTCAGCTGGCTTCTCTTCTTCACTCTTTCGTCTCTGGTTGCCTGGAAACCTGCCTTTCCTGCCTtcatttctccctcctctcccagaGTGGGTCTTTCTCTAA
- the Cald1 gene encoding caldesmon isoform X13, giving the protein MDDFERRRELRRQKREEMRLEAERIAYQRNDDDEEEAARERRRRARQERLRQKQEEESLGQVTDQVEAHVQNSVPDEESKPASSNTQVEGDEEAALLERLARREERRQKRLQEALERQKEFDPTITDGSLSGPSRRMQNDSAENETAEGEEKRESRSGRYEVEETEVVIKSYQKNSYQDAEDKKKEEKEEEEQEKLKGGSLGENQIKDEKIKKDKEPKEEVKSFLDRKKGFTEVKAQNGEFMTHKLKQTENAFSPSRSGGRASGDKEAEGAPQVEAGKRLEELRRRRGETENEEFEKLKQKQQEAALELEELKKKREERRKVLEEEEQRRKQEEADRKAREEEEKRRLKEEIERRRAEAAEKRQKMPEDGLSEDKKPFKCFTPKGSSLKIEERAEFLNKSVQKSGVRSTHQAAVVSKIDSRLEQYTNAIEGTKASKPMKPAASDLPVPAEGVRNIKSMWEKGSVFSAPSASGTPNKETAGLKVGVSSRINEWLTKSPDGNKSPAPKPSDLRPGDVSGKRNLWEKQSVDKVTSPTKV; this is encoded by the exons AATTGCCTATCAGAGAAATGATGATGACGAAGAAGAGGCTGCCAGGGAACGGCGCCGCCGGGCCCGGCAGGAAAGGCTGcggcagaagcaagaggaagaaTCCTTGGGACAGGTGACAGACCAGGTGGAGGCCCATGTCCAGAACAG TGTCCCCGATGAAGAGTCTAAGCCAGCCTCCTCAAACACTCAGGTAGAAGGTGACGAGGAGGCTGCCTTACTGGAGCGCCTGGCTAGACGAGAAGAGAGACGTCAAAAACGCCTTCAGGAAGCCTTAGAGCGTCAGAAGGAGTTTGATCCGACCATAACAGATGGCAGTCTCTCAGGCCCAAGCCGAAGAATGCAAAATGACTCCGCCGAAAATGAGACAgcagagggggaagaaaaaagagagagtcGCTCAGGACGGTATGAGGTGGAAGAAACAGAAGTGGTCATCAAGTCCTACCAGAAGAACAGCTATCAGGATgctgaagacaaaaagaaagaagaaaaggaagaggaggagcaagagaagcTGAAGGGAGGGAGCCTTGGCGAAAATCAG ATCAAAGATGAGAAGATTAAAAAGGACAAAGAGCCCAAAGAAGAAGTCAAGAGCTTCTTGGATAGAAAGAAAGGATTTACAGAAGTGAAGGCGCAGAATGGAGAATTCATGACCCACAAACTTAAACAAACCGAGAATGCTTTCAG ccCCAGCCGTTCAGGAGGCCGGGCCAGTGGGGACAAGGAAGCTGAAGGTGCCCCACAAGTGGAAGCCGGCAAGAGGCTGGAGGAGCTGCGCCGACGCCGCGGGGAGACGGAGAACGAAGAGTTTGAAAAACTCAAACAGAAGCAACAGGAGGCAGCCTTGGAGCTGGAAGAGCtgaagaaaaagagggaagagagaaggaaggtcctggaggaagaggagcagagaagaaagcaggaggaggCTGATCGAAAAGCTAGGGAGGAG gaagagaagaggaggttaAAGGAAGAGATCGAAAGGAGAAGGGCAGAAGCTGCTGAGAAGCGCCAGAAGATGCCAGAGGATGGCCTGTCAGAGGACAAGAAGCCGTTCAAGTGCTTCACTCCTAAAGGCTCGTCTCTCAAG aTAGAGGAACGAGCAGAGTTTTTGAATAAATCTGTGCAGAAAAG TGGTGTCAGATCTACTCACCAAGCAGCAGTAGTCTCCAAGATTGACAGCCGGCTGGAGCAGTACACCAATGCAATCGAG GGAACAAAGGCTTCGAAACCTATGAAGCCAGCAGCATCGGATCTCCCTGTTCCTGCCGAGGGCGTCCGCAATATCAAGAGCATGTGGGAGAAGGGGAGCGTGTTCTCAGCCCCCTCTGCCTCAGGAACACCCAATAAG gaaACTGCTGGCCTGAAGGTGGGAGTTTCCAGCCGCATTAACGAATGGCTAACTAAATCACCAGATGGCAACAAGTCACCTGCTCCCAAGCCTTCT GACTTGAGGCCAGGAGATGTATCTGGCAAGCGGAACCTCTGGGAAAAGCAATCTGTGGATAAGGTCACTTCCCCCACTAAG GTCTGA
- the Cald1 gene encoding caldesmon isoform X1 has product MLSGSGSQGRRCLATLSQIAYQRNDDDEEEAARERRRRARQERLRQKQEEESLGQVTDQVEAHVQNSVPDEESKPASSNTQVEGDEEAALLERLARREERRQKRLQEALERQKEFDPTITDGSLSGPSRRMQNDSAENETAEGEEKRESRSGRYEVEETEVVIKSYQKNSYQDAEDKKKEEKEEEEQEKLKGGSLGENQVEKMVEEKTPEIQEEAVLMVLENGQVSAEESKIEGDGEQDMEEIARRKKMGEEERERAEAERLRLEVEGQEQERIKAEQDRKLAEERARVEAEQKAAAEERERREAEERERREAEERERREAEERAEQARIQEEQRRVAEAQKKAKAEEEEKARIEEQRQKQQLEEQRSEKREAKDKGEKGAEKADRKGVNEREAPDDRLQTAVPKTQEKEEEKGVKGQAQRQKPRDDKPAFRKEEIKDEKIKKDKEPKEEVKSFLDRKKGFTEVKAQNGEFMTHKLKQTENAFSPSRSGGRASGDKEAEGAPQVEAGKRLEELRRRRGETENEEFEKLKQKQQEAALELEELKKKREERRKVLEEEEQRRKQEEADRKAREEEEKRRLKEEIERRRAEAAEKRQKMPEDGLSEDKKPFKCFTPKGSSLKIEERAEFLNKSVQKSGVRSTHQAAVVSKIDSRLEQYTNAIEGTKASKPMKPAASDLPVPAEGVRNIKSMWEKGSVFSAPSASGTPNKETAGLKVGVSSRINEWLTKSPDGNKSPAPKPSRMMSFSAGFSSSLFRLWLPGNLPFLPSFLPPLPEWVFL; this is encoded by the exons AATTGCCTATCAGAGAAATGATGATGACGAAGAAGAGGCTGCCAGGGAACGGCGCCGCCGGGCCCGGCAGGAAAGGCTGcggcagaagcaagaggaagaaTCCTTGGGACAGGTGACAGACCAGGTGGAGGCCCATGTCCAGAACAG TGTCCCCGATGAAGAGTCTAAGCCAGCCTCCTCAAACACTCAGGTAGAAGGTGACGAGGAGGCTGCCTTACTGGAGCGCCTGGCTAGACGAGAAGAGAGACGTCAAAAACGCCTTCAGGAAGCCTTAGAGCGTCAGAAGGAGTTTGATCCGACCATAACAGATGGCAGTCTCTCAGGCCCAAGCCGAAGAATGCAAAATGACTCCGCCGAAAATGAGACAgcagagggggaagaaaaaagagagagtcGCTCAGGACGGTATGAGGTGGAAGAAACAGAAGTGGTCATCAAGTCCTACCAGAAGAACAGCTATCAGGATgctgaagacaaaaagaaagaagaaaaggaagaggaggagcaagagaagcTGAAGGGAGGGAGCCTTGGCGAAAATCAGGTAGAGAAGATGGTAGAGGAGAAAACACCAGAAATCCAAGAGGAGGCTGTGCTGATGGTATTGGAAAACGGGCAGGTCAGCGCAGAAGAGTCCAAAATAGAAGGGGATGGGGAACAAGACATGGAGGAGATAGCCCGTCGAAAAAagatgggggaggaagagagagagagagctgaggcaGAGAGACTGAGGTTGGAAGTGGAGggacaagaacaagaaagaatcAAAGCTGAGCAGGACAGAAAGCTAGCAGAGGAACGGGCAAGAGTCGAAGCAGAACAGAAAGCCGCTGccgaggagagggagaggagggaggccgaggagagggagagaagggaggccgaggagagagagaggagggaggcagaggagcGTGCAGAGCAGGCGAGGATCCAGGAGGAGCAGAGAAGAGTGGCTGAGGCACAGAAAAAGGccaaggcagaggaggaggagaaggcaaggATAGAAGAGCAAAGACAGAAACAGCAGCTGGAGGAGCAAAGGAGTGAGAAGCGAGAAGCCAAGGACAAGGGGGAGAAAGGAGCCGAGAAAGCAGACAGGAAAGGAGTGAATGAAAGGGAGGCCCCAGACGACAGACTTCAGACAGCTGTCCCAAAGACGCAG gaaaaggaagaagagaaaggagttaAAGGGcaagctcaaagacaaaagcctCGGGATGACAAGCCTGCCTTCAGAAAGGAAGAG ATCAAAGATGAGAAGATTAAAAAGGACAAAGAGCCCAAAGAAGAAGTCAAGAGCTTCTTGGATAGAAAGAAAGGATTTACAGAAGTGAAGGCGCAGAATGGAGAATTCATGACCCACAAACTTAAACAAACCGAGAATGCTTTCAG ccCCAGCCGTTCAGGAGGCCGGGCCAGTGGGGACAAGGAAGCTGAAGGTGCCCCACAAGTGGAAGCCGGCAAGAGGCTGGAGGAGCTGCGCCGACGCCGCGGGGAGACGGAGAACGAAGAGTTTGAAAAACTCAAACAGAAGCAACAGGAGGCAGCCTTGGAGCTGGAAGAGCtgaagaaaaagagggaagagagaaggaaggtcctggaggaagaggagcagagaagaaagcaggaggaggCTGATCGAAAAGCTAGGGAGGAG gaagagaagaggaggttaAAGGAAGAGATCGAAAGGAGAAGGGCAGAAGCTGCTGAGAAGCGCCAGAAGATGCCAGAGGATGGCCTGTCAGAGGACAAGAAGCCGTTCAAGTGCTTCACTCCTAAAGGCTCGTCTCTCAAG aTAGAGGAACGAGCAGAGTTTTTGAATAAATCTGTGCAGAAAAG TGGTGTCAGATCTACTCACCAAGCAGCAGTAGTCTCCAAGATTGACAGCCGGCTGGAGCAGTACACCAATGCAATCGAG GGAACAAAGGCTTCGAAACCTATGAAGCCAGCAGCATCGGATCTCCCTGTTCCTGCCGAGGGCGTCCGCAATATCAAGAGCATGTGGGAGAAGGGGAGCGTGTTCTCAGCCCCCTCTGCCTCAGGAACACCCAATAAG gaaACTGCTGGCCTGAAGGTGGGAGTTTCCAGCCGCATTAACGAATGGCTAACTAAATCACCAGATGGCAACAAGTCACCTGCTCCCAAGCCTTCT agaatgatGTCTTTCTCAGCTGGCTTCTCTTCTTCACTCTTTCGTCTCTGGTTGCCTGGAAACCTGCCTTTCCTGCCTtcatttctccctcctctcccagaGTGGGTCTTTCTCTAA
- the Cald1 gene encoding caldesmon isoform 2 (isoform 2 is encoded by transcript variant 2) produces the protein MLSGSGSQGRRCLATLSQIAYQRNDDDEEEAARERRRRARQERLRQKQEEESLGQVTDQVEAHVQNSVPDEESKPASSNTQVEGDEEAALLERLARREERRQKRLQEALERQKEFDPTITDGSLSGPSRRMQNDSAENETAEGEEKRESRSGRYEVEETEVVIKSYQKNSYQDAEDKKKEEKEEEEQEKLKGGSLGENQIKDEKIKKDKEPKEEVKSFLDRKKGFTEVKAQNGEFMTHKLKQTENAFSPSRSGGRASGDKEAEGAPQVEAGKRLEELRRRRGETENEEFEKLKQKQQEAALELEELKKKREERRKVLEEEEQRRKQEEADRKAREEEEKRRLKEEIERRRAEAAEKRQKMPEDGLSEDKKPFKCFTPKGSSLKIEERAEFLNKSVQKSGVRSTHQAAVVSKIDSRLEQYTNAIEGTKASKPMKPAASDLPVPAEGVRNIKSMWEKGSVFSAPSASGTPNKETAGLKVGVSSRINEWLTKSPDGNKSPAPKPSDLRPGDVSGKRNLWEKQSVDKVTSPTKV, from the exons AATTGCCTATCAGAGAAATGATGATGACGAAGAAGAGGCTGCCAGGGAACGGCGCCGCCGGGCCCGGCAGGAAAGGCTGcggcagaagcaagaggaagaaTCCTTGGGACAGGTGACAGACCAGGTGGAGGCCCATGTCCAGAACAG TGTCCCCGATGAAGAGTCTAAGCCAGCCTCCTCAAACACTCAGGTAGAAGGTGACGAGGAGGCTGCCTTACTGGAGCGCCTGGCTAGACGAGAAGAGAGACGTCAAAAACGCCTTCAGGAAGCCTTAGAGCGTCAGAAGGAGTTTGATCCGACCATAACAGATGGCAGTCTCTCAGGCCCAAGCCGAAGAATGCAAAATGACTCCGCCGAAAATGAGACAgcagagggggaagaaaaaagagagagtcGCTCAGGACGGTATGAGGTGGAAGAAACAGAAGTGGTCATCAAGTCCTACCAGAAGAACAGCTATCAGGATgctgaagacaaaaagaaagaagaaaaggaagaggaggagcaagagaagcTGAAGGGAGGGAGCCTTGGCGAAAATCAG ATCAAAGATGAGAAGATTAAAAAGGACAAAGAGCCCAAAGAAGAAGTCAAGAGCTTCTTGGATAGAAAGAAAGGATTTACAGAAGTGAAGGCGCAGAATGGAGAATTCATGACCCACAAACTTAAACAAACCGAGAATGCTTTCAG ccCCAGCCGTTCAGGAGGCCGGGCCAGTGGGGACAAGGAAGCTGAAGGTGCCCCACAAGTGGAAGCCGGCAAGAGGCTGGAGGAGCTGCGCCGACGCCGCGGGGAGACGGAGAACGAAGAGTTTGAAAAACTCAAACAGAAGCAACAGGAGGCAGCCTTGGAGCTGGAAGAGCtgaagaaaaagagggaagagagaaggaaggtcctggaggaagaggagcagagaagaaagcaggaggaggCTGATCGAAAAGCTAGGGAGGAG gaagagaagaggaggttaAAGGAAGAGATCGAAAGGAGAAGGGCAGAAGCTGCTGAGAAGCGCCAGAAGATGCCAGAGGATGGCCTGTCAGAGGACAAGAAGCCGTTCAAGTGCTTCACTCCTAAAGGCTCGTCTCTCAAG aTAGAGGAACGAGCAGAGTTTTTGAATAAATCTGTGCAGAAAAG TGGTGTCAGATCTACTCACCAAGCAGCAGTAGTCTCCAAGATTGACAGCCGGCTGGAGCAGTACACCAATGCAATCGAG GGAACAAAGGCTTCGAAACCTATGAAGCCAGCAGCATCGGATCTCCCTGTTCCTGCCGAGGGCGTCCGCAATATCAAGAGCATGTGGGAGAAGGGGAGCGTGTTCTCAGCCCCCTCTGCCTCAGGAACACCCAATAAG gaaACTGCTGGCCTGAAGGTGGGAGTTTCCAGCCGCATTAACGAATGGCTAACTAAATCACCAGATGGCAACAAGTCACCTGCTCCCAAGCCTTCT GACTTGAGGCCAGGAGATGTATCTGGCAAGCGGAACCTCTGGGAAAAGCAATCTGTGGATAAGGTCACTTCCCCCACTAAG GTCTGA